Below is a window of Solanum stenotomum isolate F172 chromosome 7, ASM1918654v1, whole genome shotgun sequence DNA.
ACAGTTATTAGGGTTCCATCATTATAAAGAAACCCGGAAAAGGTTAAGGACATAAAAggaataacaaaaatacaacgAGGACAAAATAGTAAATTAACAGAGTCCAACACGTCTCGCCTACCAATGTCACCTTTCTTCTTCACTCCAAAAAAGCTGAAAGActcagtttttttttatcttccatTGTTTGCGTATCTTCAAAGACAATGTCGTTCGAGGAGGACGAAGAATCGTTTGAGCACACGCTCCTTGTGGTGCGTGAGGTGTCTGTTTTCAAAATCCCGCCGCGTCCGACGAGCGGTGGTTACAAGTGTGGTGAATGGCTACAATCCGATAAGATCTGGACGGGTCGGCTCCGAGTTGTATCCTGTAAGGAACGTTGTGAGATCCGACTCGAGGATCCGAACTCTGCTGAGCTGTTCGCGGCGTGTTTTGTGCCGCCGGGACAGAGAGAGAGCTCGGTGGAATCGGTGTTGGATTCGTCGAGGTACTTCGTGTTGAAGATCGAGGATGGGAGAGGGAAACATGCGTTCATTGGACTAGGGTTTAACGAAAGGAATGAAGCATTTGATTTCAATGTGGCGTTATCTGATCATGAGAAGTATGTCAAGAGAGAGCATGAGAAGGAAGTTGGAGATGGTGAAGCTGGTGATGATAATCACATTGATATTCATCCTGCTGTTAATCACCGATTGAAGGTATccgattttttaaaattgcttTTCAGTTGCTTGGAGAGGATAATTTAGTAGTAAATGAACCTAAATCGTATGCATTTGCACTGCTATCTGTTACTGAATACTCCCGAATGATAGATCAGCCTAAGAGAACTACATTTTTTTACTCCCATAGGAAGTTTGTGAATAGCAACAACAACCCTGTGTAATCAATCACACAAGTGGGATCTCGTAGTAGAGATAGAGAGggtgtttccgatagacccttgGCTTAAGTTTGTGAATGTCTGGTTATTTGATAATGAACAAGGAATATCTGCCCTCCTGCTAATCTTGAAGGGTAATTTGTTAGATGCTTTTTGTGAATGTTCCCATTATAAAATGAGAGCTGGATAGAATGATCAAGTTAGATAGGATTGAATTCAAGCAGATGCTTATCGAACAGTCAAAAGAAAGGATACTATTTTGCAAATCTAGTAGCTTCAAATATCTCTAGAGCTTTGGAGATTCTTTTACAATGACTACACCTTTTGTTTTTGCTagtgtttgtttctttttttgttgtaagTACTGATGCAAGGAAAACTATGATGTTATGTGGATTCCTGCC
It encodes the following:
- the LOC125870318 gene encoding uncharacterized protein At1g03900-like translates to MSFEEDEESFEHTLLVVREVSVFKIPPRPTSGGYKCGEWLQSDKIWTGRLRVVSCKERCEIRLEDPNSAELFAACFVPPGQRESSVESVLDSSRYFVLKIEDGRGKHAFIGLGFNERNEAFDFNVALSDHEKYVKREHEKEVGDGEAGDDNHIDIHPAVNHRLKEGETIRINVKNKPSSGTGMLSAVGLAAGTTGAVKKTPALAPPPSGGGNKIRSPLPPPPNDPVMSRKTSTTPSIDFKGSKENARHSTDPLSDLSQIERSLPSATGSGSSKTKATAAGWAAF